Genomic window (Magnolia sinica isolate HGM2019 chromosome 10, MsV1, whole genome shotgun sequence):
ACAGCATCAGAGGGATCCACTTCTATTGCTACTGTCTTCCCACTCCACATTTTGATGAATATCTGTATAGGAGAGTACACTACACAGAGGGTGGTTCCACTCTTGATGTTATAGTCAGCCAAGATTTTGTGATCTTCAAGTTGTTTTCCACTGTACATAAGCTTCTGCCGATTGGGTCCCACCGCCACCGGGCCCGCTATCATGGCCTTGATGTTTTGGATTGTGTTCCATAGGTCCACTTGGAGTGTGATCATTTCGTTCGTTGGTGTCTCCACTGTTACTTTGATTTTGGGTATTGGATGGGTGACCATGTGAAGGATGGGCCACCTTCGGATGCTGTAGGATGCCAGAGTAGATTCATCTGCAAGCATGCGTCCGGCATAGATGAGCATCTGTTGGTCCACTGGGATTGCTTCCTTTTGTGAATTTTCATCTTGACAGCCCAGATGGTGTCCCAATCTGTAACTTGAAGTACAATTGTTTTTCTTGTTGGAAGGGCATCAATGGTTATCTGCATCCTAGCTGTTGGATTGTGGACCATTTGGAAGGTTGATTCTTTCCGGACGCCTTTGTTGTCTGACTCACCTTTCATGTCTTTGGTTCTGTTGGAGGTGTTTGTCCTCATCTTCGAATTAAAAAAGTTGGGAAAAGATGATATAAATCACTTTTGAAAGAAGCATAAGGTGTAGAAATCTAAAATCCTACTCTAGCCATGTGTGTCAACATGTTTGTGTAATGCTCAACCATGTATTCGTCCAATCACATTCATCTGGTGCGGTAGACACGTGCATCAAATGCAAACTGTTAATCATTCACTTCATACATGGACGGGTGGCCCATGTTACCAATGCAAGTCATTAAGCGCGCGCACACCAGTACTTTGGTGCCGCTTGATGTTTGAGGATTCCACTTGCATTAGCAGAAAAACAGAACAAGACGGTCTGACTTTAGAGAATTCAAAAACACAGTTAGACTGACTGCAATCCTTCCGCACGCTTAAATTAGGAAATGTGAGCTTCTGAACTTCAGAAATTTCTCTTGGATTTGAGTTCTGGATGATGGATTCCCATCTCCCCAAATATCGGTGGCACTCAAGATTGCTTCGACTCTTGAAATATttctatccatcaaaatggcctgAAGTTTTGAAGGGGCCACAGGAAAACATCCCTAGGGTGGCCACATGTGGGCatgtgagccattcatcaggtgggtcagacAATGTAGATTGCCTACAAAAAGAACAGGCAGTTCACTAATTAAATGGGTCACACATGGATGTATCAAACATAGACTGTTGGTAACTTCTTTCAACCACCCATTGTtttcacatgtgtggcccacctgatggacagcacTGATCACGGATTGGCACAAGCGGACGTGTGTGTGGGTTAGCCAACACTCAGTATCCCATGGATGGAACATTGCTATTGTACCATTTGGTTAGCCATGGTTCCGCAATTGGTGGCCAGGCTTGCCATGGCATTTCTTTGAGAAGATGGGGGACGCCGGGCGTTTGGAGTAGGATTTGATGGGGAAGGTTGGACCCTTCGTGAACTTCTTGATTGACTGCCACCCATGATTCAGAGTCTTGTTCTCAACAACCTGAAATTAAACAACATTCCATCAAACTTTTTTTGCAAACAAAACTGTGCTCTGTGTGGTATCAGCTGCATGGGCGTGTATGGTGATGAAGCTTGTTAATTTGGTGGGTCACCACGTGGATGGCTCAAAGCTGAAAAATCATATTGTTGTGAGACTTTCCAGTTGAATGTAGACTGTTGCTTTTACTTTTCTGATCTTTCAATCCACTGTCTGAATGGCCATCGTGTAGTCCGATTactagatttttgggccatggcctaTCCATGCCAGAATTGCGCGCGCTTGTGATCTAGGCTATTCATTAGGTCAGCTCCAGTGTATGTTGGCTGTCCCAAAAATCCGGCTGGCCCACTCTTCAATGGATAGTTGAATGAACTGCCCAACTGTCCGAATTCAACATAGAATTATGTCCCACCTGATAAATAAtgtactggcctgatttttgggtcaggacatgttgggcccacctgacaAACTGCTTGAATCTCTCACACTTATGCCATTGTGGCACGCATGTTCAAATGGGTTGCCTCTACAACCACCATACACATCAACCCCATACAAAAGAAGCAATTCATACCAAAATCCGACTGCAAAAAACGTCACAAATCCTAAGCAATGTGACCAGTGATTGCAACACGTAAAACAGTCCCAAATATTGATTAAAAGAGACGATTACATAAAAGAAGAGATTAAGCCACGCTGAAATTCATGTAAAAATGCCCATAATTCATGAAACCGTATGAAATTCAAAATTCCCTAGAGAAATTTCGTGTCGTACCCACTTAGGGCTCATTTGGCACTTTGACGTGGAGTGGGTCactgacactttcatgtccaagatgaaccagagaaggccCAGTTGGAGGCGGAGGTGATCCGGATAGTCAGAACCTTACAAcaagcgtatctcgcaaaccggaatgagttactcgacataccatatatgattttggggtaggagaagctactttagccaaccaacctggtcaTGCTGGGTTTTccatgctgaatttgcgagataccatcagatggacggtcaaaaatctattttatttctatttttactatttatagtaagttttagtttgattataactcttcatcctttgagctttaggagttgtgtccaacatgaaaagtgcttagaaaaattaggagaataacgtggtaaAGCCAAATATGACATTTAgaataaatagtaaatatacgATTTATAgcaagttacgaattttagggagttttgagttggagtttgattctgaaactttttccaagatttggtatcactatttaaagggctgTAAATTTGCTTTTATTATCTatcaatgaaatttcaaaatttctactCTTTCCTATTTTTtgcctcatggattcgaggaatctctgtaaggagtccaaagaagctccttggattcggagtagttatccttgaggaagacggtgattgacctcattacATTC
Coding sequences:
- the LOC131217223 gene encoding uncharacterized protein LOC131217223 produces the protein MLIYAGRMLADESTLASYSIRRWPILHMVTHPIPKIKVTVETPTNEMITLQVDLWNTIQNIKAMIAGPVAVGPNRQKLMYSGKQLEDHKILADYNIKSGTTLCVVYSPIQIFIKMWSGKTVAIEVDPSDAVHEVMAKILNKERTPIEHHSLVFGGKRLDEERTLASYNIRKESTLHLVTAVSSRIKNRIRVWLMNREMIVLAVEGSDTIACVKEKIHLATGIPANAQTLKIDPIVKEELENDRTVSDYKIRMGSTLYLYC